The window TCTCTAACGAGAAACTGGATGATTAAATTGCCGGCAGACTaacaaatatgaaaattaaaaatttaaatttatataaacatatttttatatatataaagagcTAACTAATAAAGATAATTAACATCAAAATTCAATCATATTTAACAACAAATTTTAgtagagcaaaaaaaaaaaaggcctcAATTATCAGCCGTTTGATTCACAATGGGCGATTGATGTCGCAAGGTTGTGAGTATATTCGACGCAGCCCTTGGCTTTTGATTTATTCGCCTGCCTCTTTGGCTTCCACCACAAAAATAACTATTAACCAACTCTTCTTCCCTCTGTCGAACAGAAGAGGAATATGATTATTGGGGGAAATCTAGGGTTTACGTTACTTTCCTGCAATCGAGATCCAGACAACTCAGAGACTACTTCCCTTGATCGTCTGCGATTGGCTTCGGCATTTGCTTGGAGACATCGGATTGGGCTGATTCGTTGTAGTATCTGAAAAAGTGCGTGTTTTGATCGTCATTTCACTTTTCCTCATTTTCGATACAACGATGGTGTTCTTTGGCATTCATGATAAACGTAGGATTTGTAGTCCAGTGAGAGATTGTGGTTAGAGTTTTGGATTGTTTTGTTGCAAGAACCAAGATAAATGTGTTTCAATGGACGATTGTATCGAATCTTGTTTGAGTAACACGCTCTATGGTGGCATTTGCCGTTTCTCTTCAACTATTTTTAGATGCTAATGTTTGGTTGAAAGATAACAGATTGGTTTTGCTGGAGCATTTTCTTTACATTTGGGACTGCTCGCTAATATCTATTTAAGATTCATGTCAGTTTACTTTCTTTAATTCTGAAGTTTCGTGCAGTTCATTTTTACAGAAACATTGGTTTCTTCAATGATGGAGTTTTTTGAATCCTGTAGGAGCGTTATTGGCGTCTGAAGAGATGTAAGGTAACTATGAGCAGTTTCACCATGCTCCTCCAAACCAGCCAACGCCACCTTCTGTTCAGCCAGTGCCACCTGGCCTACCAGTTCCTGGACCTCCTCCTCCGGCAGTCTATCATAGCTCTTCCTTTCTTCCACAGAGCTACCAAACTCCACCTGGCCCTCTCCCTCATCAATTAGGATCACCTTCTCTTGCAGTTCCACCGCCTCAAAGCATCCCCCCACCTGCACCAATGAACATGGGGCAGTCTGATGGGAATTTACCTCCTCCTCCATATCCACCACAACCCCCTTATTACTCTCTATCTTTGCCAAGCCATGGAACTTCTCATGTTCCACTACCCATCCCACCTCTTCCAAGAGTgtttccaccaccaccaccaccaccaccaccaccaccaccacctccttCACAGGGTCAAGCGCTGTGCCAAATTCCACCACCTCCTCCATTCCGTAATATGCAGCATATACCCATTCCTCATTCTCAACCTCCTAGTTATTTTCCAGTAAATCCTGCTCACTTCTTGTATTCTGGAAGTGTGCATAGCGGACATGATGCTCAGCTGCCTTTTCTTCCACCACGTCCCCCTCCCCCTCTTCCATCTTTGCCTCCTCCTGTTCCTCCATCACCTCCTTCAGTGGCATTTCCAGTAATGGGCGATGTAGTTGTTTCCAGTGGTTCTACACCTCCTAGGCTACATGGAGGAAACACCTTAGAAGGTATAGCTACTGATGCTAGAACTACTTCTTCTCAGTCAACTGACAATTCATCTCTAGATCACACATTTCCTGTGGGTGAGCATATTGATGCCCAAAAGAAGATTCCTGAGGATGATGAATCATCTAGGAACCTTTCACTAGCATCACCAAAGCCTATTGAAGTAGTTCTTCAGCAATTTTCTGTATCTCAAAATTCATCCaaaatggactttctttttgaagctATTGGTGTGGAGAATGAGTGGAGAAATAATTCTCCAGCTTCATCGGACATGGATATGGAAGGTTTGAAATAATTCCAACTTTTCTTATtccaatatttttattttgtaaatgTTCACAAGTTTGCAAGTGAATTATCATCAAAAAAATTTAGCAGAAATCGTAGCCTGTAATTACCACCCTCTTTCTGTCTGTTTttttattaattgataatattgtGTGATtacactctttttttttaaaaaaaaaatcccgtTAGTTGTGCAATTACACTAGTTTTGGTGTTAACACATGTGGAGAGCTCTTGCAGTTTATGCAATATAATGAGAAATAATGTGAAAGTGGAACGCGATGTTAAAAAATTTAAGCGTAAATTATACGCTGCCTCTAATTTACCAGTATTCCATGCTCACCCaactttttttttccaaaaatcttCACATTAGGATTGTTTCAAAGTGGAAAAATCATGTACATCTAATGCACCCTTGattagatatgtcatttgatagAGTGAAGTGGaggtttttttttgtaaaaaatgatGTAAAAGCAGTAAACTAGAGCAGGTGTGTGTAGAATGTACCTAATTTAATGCTGACTATACTGATATATTTCTTATTCCATCTTATGGAAGAGTTGTACTCTGAAGCATTTGGTATAACCAATCTATTGTTTGTTTCAAGGATCAGAGTTTCAAATGTTTATAATTATGATCACTGCTTATCTGCGTTTTGCTATATATTAGAAACTTCTGTGAAGACGACGAGGAATCATGGTTCAGAATATCAAGGACTAACTAGTCCAGAATGAGGACTAGCTGATCCAGACCCTGGAATGACGGAGGAGTTGTGGGCTCGGTGGTGAGATTGGAGCTCAGTCATGCCTGAAACAGGGCCCTGAATTGCTTAGGGAATCTAATTGTGATGCTAGATCTCAAAATGAGGTAATTAGGTCCTAGTTTTGGGTCTCAGGTGTGGCTAGAAGTGTATGCGCGAACCTTATTCCAAACTTGGACACTTTCTTACGGAGTCCTTGTGTGTTGACATCTAAACTCATACGTGTGTTTGACACTTGTACCTGAGTCCGAGTGACATTGTGGTGAGTGGCAAGGCTAAGAGAAGTGAAGTTAGTCATCTCTGACACAGCGATATATATTTAGTTAGTTCCCTGCATCTAATTTAGCTTTGCAGCAATTGCATGAATATGCAATGTGCTTGTTACTTTTGTCAATGACTTAAGGTCCTTGATGAATCTATTATTGTAATGGTATTTTTTAGAGGAGATAAAGCTGGTTTATCAGATAATTGGAAGACAGAACTTGTTTGTATGCAAACATTTCACTGTTTGATGCTGCATCCTAAATGAgtataaaatttgaatttcataGTTTCACTAGTTCATGCTCATTTTAGCTATGGTATAATATAGAGGATGGTGGTGGC is drawn from Zingiber officinale cultivar Zhangliang chromosome 1B, Zo_v1.1, whole genome shotgun sequence and contains these coding sequences:
- the LOC121977170 gene encoding pollen-specific leucine-rich repeat extensin-like protein 2 isoform X3, with translation MNMGQSDGNLPPPPYPPQPPYYSLSLPSHGTSHVPLPIPPLPRVFPPPPPPPPPPPPPPSQGQALCQIPPPPPFRNMQHIPIPHSQPPSYFPVNPAHFLYSGSVHSGHDAQLPFLPPRPPPPLPSLPPPVPPSPPSVAFPVMGDVVVSSGSTPPRLHGGNTLEGIATDARTTSSQSTDNSSLDHTFPVGEHIDAQKKIPEDDESSRNLSLASPKPIEVVLQQFSVSQNSSKMDFLFEAIGVENEWRNNSPASSDMDMEEDGGGQLENVSGHSILMKEPVGVPTQASDEGGSRYSSQSIPNTKDKFTSNNDLQNFSLPLIQSDDDKESSFTEDVSPVRLSPGDAVCAEGVHAPNFVIQDMQGLPNIHTDNKIEFKFASPSILSQRTVEGNFNKAEINFEPSKNHDIMETNDMDID
- the LOC121977170 gene encoding arp2/3 complex-activating protein rickA-like isoform X5; this encodes MNMGQSDGNLPPPPYPPQPPYYSLSLPSHGTSHVPLPIPPLPRVFPPPPPPPPPPPPPPSQGQALCQIPPPPPFRNMQHIPIPHSQPPSYFPVNPAHFLYSGSVHSGHDAQLPFLPPRPPPPLPSLPPPVPPSPPSVAFPVMGDVVVSSGSTPPRLHGGNTLEGIATDARTTSSQSTDNSSLDHTFPVGEHIDAQKKIPEDDESSRNLSLASPKPIEVVLQQFSVSQNSSKMDFLFEAIGVENEWRNNSPASSDMDMEDDKESSFTEDVSPVRLSPGDAVCAEGVHAPNFVIQDMQGLPNIHTDNKIEFKFASPSILSQRTVEGNFNKAEINFEPSKNHDIMETNDMDID
- the LOC121977170 gene encoding pollen-specific leucine-rich repeat extensin-like protein 2 isoform X1; this translates as MNMGQSDGNLPPPPYPPQPPYYSLSLPSHGTSHVPLPIPPLPRVFPPPPPPPPPPPPPPSQGQALCQIPPPPPFRNMQHIPIPHSQPPSYFPVNPAHFLYSGSVHSGHDAQLPFLPPRPPPPLPSLPPPVPPSPPSVAFPVMGDVVVSSGSTPPRLHGGNTLEGIATDARTTSSQSTDNSSLDHTFPVGEHIDAQKKIPEDDESSRNLSLASPKPIEVVLQQFSVSQNSSKMDFLFEAIGVENEWRNNSPASSDMDMEEDGGGQLENVSGHSILMKEPVGVPTQASDEGGSRYSSQSIPNTKDKFTSNNDLQNFSLPLIQSDDDKESSFTEDVSPVRLSPGDAVCAEGVHAPNFVIQDMQGASLVPFQLIQGYASDNSEEKDEIDVTSVRTSSLAGLPNIHTDNKIEFKFASPSILSQRTVEGNFNKAEINFEPSKNHDIMETNDMDID
- the LOC121977170 gene encoding neural Wiskott-Aldrich syndrome protein-like isoform X4, with protein sequence MNMGQSDGNLPPPPYPPQPPYYSLSLPSHGTSHVPLPIPPLPRVFPPPPPPPPPPPPPPSQGQALCQIPPPPPFRNMQHIPIPHSQPPSYFPVNPAHFLYSGSVHSGHDAQLPFLPPRPPPPLPSLPPPVPPSPPSVAFPVMGDVVVSSGSTPPRLHGGNTLEGIATDARTTSSQSTDNSSLDHTFPVGEHIDAQKKIPEDDESSRNLSLASPKPIEVVLQQFSVSQNSSKMDFLFEAIGVENEWRNNSPASSDMDMEDDKESSFTEDVSPVRLSPGDAVCAEGVHAPNFVIQDMQGASLVPFQLIQGYASDNSEEKDEIDVTSVRTSSLAGLPNIHTDNKIEFKFASPSILSQRTVEGNFNKAEINFEPSKNHDIMETNDMDID
- the LOC121977170 gene encoding protein shank-like isoform X2 gives rise to the protein MNMGQSDGNLPPPPYPPQPPYYSLSLPSHGTSHVPLPIPPLPRVFPPPPPPPPPPPPPPSQGQALCQIPPPPPFRNMQHIPIPHSQPPSYFPVNPAHFLYSGSVHSGHDAQLPFLPPRPPPPLPSLPPPVPPSPPSVAFPVMGDVVVSSGSTPPRLHGGNTLEDHTFPVGEHIDAQKKIPEDDESSRNLSLASPKPIEVVLQQFSVSQNSSKMDFLFEAIGVENEWRNNSPASSDMDMEEDGGGQLENVSGHSILMKEPVGVPTQASDEGGSRYSSQSIPNTKDKFTSNNDLQNFSLPLIQSDDDKESSFTEDVSPVRLSPGDAVCAEGVHAPNFVIQDMQGASLVPFQLIQGYASDNSEEKDEIDVTSVRTSSLAGLPNIHTDNKIEFKFASPSILSQRTVEGNFNKAEINFEPSKNHDIMETNDMDID